ATCCTGTCGCAAACGGACTCCTGAGTCAAGCCAATGTGATCTGGCTGTCTTGAGAGTGATGCTGCACAACAAAAATACTGCCCAGACCGGGTGTATACAGAATCTTTCAACAAAAGAGAATTATTGTTTTTTTAGCTTTGCAAAAGTCGGCATCGGATATGCAGGTTAAATACTATCTCTGATTTCCTATCGCCCCATATATACAATGAACTAGATAAAGGAGCACGTGATGAAAATCGCACTGGTTGTTGATGATGAACCGTTGATTCGCCGTAAAGTATCTGAATTACTGGAAAGTTATGGTTTCGATCAAATTGTTGAAGCGGAAAACGGCCAGGAAGCCCTGCTGCTTGCAGTGACTCATAAACCGGTTTTGATCGTGATGGATGTGACCATGCCTGTCATGAACGGTATCAATGCTGCAAAAAAAATAGGCATTGAAGCGCCGGCACCGATCGTTTTGTTAACGGGCAATACGGATGCGGAGACGATTTCGCAAGCACGTGATGCCGGTGTGATGAGTTATCTGGTTAAGCCTTTTCGTGATGAGCAGCTCTATCCCGCCGTTGAACTGGCCATGCATCAATACATGGCGGTGTCTTCCCTTCAGGATCAGGTCAAAAAACTCGAGGAAACCCTTGAGACGCGTAAGCTGGTGGATAAAGCCAAAGGGGTGCTGATGGGAACCGGTCTGAGCGAGCCCGAAGCGTATCGCAAAATGCAGAAACTGGCGATGAGTAAGCGTAAAACCCTCAAGCAGGTCGCCGAAGCTATTTTGATGATGGCAGATTAAACGCATATGTCTGTTCTGGCTCTCAATCGATGCAATCATCCGCCCTGGGCGATTGCATCCCATCATTTCAATCGCGAACCTAAACCGATTGAGATTTCCGGTGTGCGTCATGCGCATCACGGTCTGTTTGAACGTTTGAGCCACATTGCTGCCATGGAAGACAGGGCTCAGCAATTGTACGATTACATGGACGTCACGTTTCAGTTGCATCAGTGGCAACGTGAAGAAACGCGTTCCAGTCAGAAGAGTCTTAAAAACAGCTATCTGCGTTTTTTACGCGGCTGGATGTTTGATTCCAACTCCATTGAGGGCGCGGTCCTTAAAGGGTGGGTGGAAAGTCGGATCGGAATCTCCCCGACGTTTCATAATATACCGATTCCCGATATCGAATGTGAAGGCTATCTGCAATATCTCAAGGACAGGATGAAAGGGGCGGCTCGTACCAATGCCATCAACGACCAGCTGGATATCCTTTATGAATATGTTCAGGCGGAGCTGGCCTACAGGTTTCCCGGTGAGCTGTGGAAGACGCTTTACCGCGGGATAAATGACTTTGAAGAGCATCAGATCATAGAAAAACAGTCCAAAAGACGCTATTTGATTCAATTGAATAATCTTAATTCCTTTACCACGGATTACGAACGCGCCTGGGAGTTTGGCAGCCGTGTCATGGTGGCGCAGGTTCCCCTGTGTAAAATCCTTTTTCAAAGTGATATGTTTCCGTCGTCTCTTCTTAAAGGCGAGGATGAAGTGATGGTCATTGGTGGTCAGTTTGAAGTGGAGATTCAGATTGGTGGATAACCGTTTGCAACAAACAACGCAAAAAGAAGATTCCCAGGAGCAGAAACTTCTTCGTGCTTACCATGCCATTGGCGATGAACTGATTTCCCTGACATCCCTGCCTGAATTGCTCAATAAAATCCTTGAGATTTCCAAAAATGTTTTTCAGTTCGAAAACGCCATTATGCGCTTGGTGTCCGATGACGGTATGGAACTGGTTCTCGCCGCTTCCTATGGCTATCCTGACCCTGCTCTGAAACGCAAGCTGCAGATGGGCGAGGGGATTATGGGCCGCGTTGCCGCCAGTGCGGCTCCCGTGCTGATCGACAATGTTATTGAGGATCATGAC
This region of uncultured Desulfuromonas sp. genomic DNA includes:
- a CDS encoding response regulator, with amino-acid sequence MKIALVVDDEPLIRRKVSELLESYGFDQIVEAENGQEALLLAVTHKPVLIVMDVTMPVMNGINAAKKIGIEAPAPIVLLTGNTDAETISQARDAGVMSYLVKPFRDEQLYPAVELAMHQYMAVSSLQDQVKKLEETLETRKLVDKAKGVLMGTGLSEPEAYRKMQKLAMSKRKTLKQVAEAILMMAD
- a CDS encoding NAD(+)--dinitrogen-reductase ADP-D-ribosyltransferase, whose product is MSVLALNRCNHPPWAIASHHFNREPKPIEISGVRHAHHGLFERLSHIAAMEDRAQQLYDYMDVTFQLHQWQREETRSSQKSLKNSYLRFLRGWMFDSNSIEGAVLKGWVESRIGISPTFHNIPIPDIECEGYLQYLKDRMKGAARTNAINDQLDILYEYVQAELAYRFPGELWKTLYRGINDFEEHQIIEKQSKRRYLIQLNNLNSFTTDYERAWEFGSRVMVAQVPLCKILFQSDMFPSSLLKGEDEVMVIGGQFEVEIQIGG